One Molothrus aeneus isolate 106 unplaced genomic scaffold, BPBGC_Maene_1.0 scaffold_19a, whole genome shotgun sequence genomic window carries:
- the LOC136569737 gene encoding LOW QUALITY PROTEIN: olfactory receptor 14J1-like (The sequence of the model RefSeq protein was modified relative to this genomic sequence to represent the inferred CDS: substituted 1 base at 1 genomic stop codon): MFFFLLNLALADLGSICTTVPKAMHNSLWDTSNISYTGCAAQLFFFAFFISAEYFLLTIMCYDCYVSICKPLHYGTLLGSRACAHMAAAAWASAFLTALMHTANTFSLPLCHGNALGQFFCEIPQILKLSCSKSHLRELGLLTVSVFLALGCFMLIVFSYVQIFRAVLRIPSEQXRHKAFSTCLPHLAVLSLFLSTAAFAHLKPPSISSPSLDLALSVLYSVVPSALNPLIYSLRNQELKAAVWRLMTA; this comes from the coding sequence atgttcttcttcctgctcaacctggccctcgctgacctgggctccatctgcaccactgtccccaaagccatgcacaattccctctgggacaccagcaaCATCTCCTACACTGgatgtgctgcacagctctttttttttgcctttttcatctCAGCAGAGTATTTCCTcctgaccatcatgtgctacgactgctacgtgtccatctgcaaacccctgcactacggcaccctcctgggcagcagagcttgtgcccacatggcagcagctgcctgggccagtgcctttctcacTGCTCTCATGCACACggccaatacattttccctgcccctgtgccatggcaatgccctgggccagttcttctgtgaaatcccacagatcctcaagctctcctgctcaaAATCCCATCTCAGGGAACTGGGGCTTCTTACTGTTAGTGTCTTTTTAGCGCTTGGTTGTTTCATGTTAAttgttttctcctatgtgcagatcttcagggctgtgctgaggatcccctctgagcagtgacggcacaaagccttttccacctgcctccctcacctggctgtgctctccctgttcctcagcactgcagcGTTTGCTCACCTGAAGCCCCCCTCCATATCTTCGCCATCCCTGGATCTGGCCCTGTCTGTTCTGTACTCAGTGGTGCCTtcagccctgaaccccctcatctacagcctgaggaaccaggagctcaaAGCTGCAGTGTGGAGACTGATGACTGCATGA